The following coding sequences are from one Spinacia oleracea cultivar Varoflay unplaced genomic scaffold, BTI_SOV_V1 SOVchr0_002, whole genome shotgun sequence window:
- the LOC130464799 gene encoding uncharacterized protein has translation MNAIMTRSGKILDDGAKASKVSESKGKDQNGIVESNDDDAVEEEPYIDDVNDAPKPKEATLLPLPTPKLPYPQSAIILNQIPPKPKVPGSFSIPCAIKALEIGNALCDLGASVEDVPLRVGKFTILVDFVVLDIDEDAHVSIILGIPFLATAGAIIDVKQGVITLKDVLDDLKQHDGKEAPKVELKALPSSLRYVFLGPNSSYPVIVNASLDDEQVLKLVRVLRRHQSALGYTIDDLKGISPALCMPHIELEDNAIPHRERQRKLNPPMGEVVKKKTVKLLAAGIIYPISNSRWVSPVHVVSKKYGMTEDAIRALQCPGDVPKMHDEYFGPMLEEEMEVFMDDFSVGGATYEECLVNLEKCLERCEKVQFMLNWEKCHLMVQEGIVLGHKVSHLGIEVDRAKIEVIEKLPPPVNVKGIRSFLGHAGFYRRLINDFSLIARPLTNLLQKECDFQFDAACLKAFNTLKHAQISTPIVQAPDWSLPFELMCDASDYSVGCVLGQRKDKNLHVIYYMSKTLNQAQSNYTTTEKEFLAIVHAFEKFRTYLVGSKTIVYTVHAAIRYLMENKEAKPRLIRWVLLLQEFDIEIRDKKRSRECGSRSSL, from the exons ATGAATGCCATTAtgacaaggagtgggaagaTTCTAGATGATGGTGCTAAAGCTAGTAAGGTTTCCGAGTCAAAAGGGAAAGATCAAAATGGGATCGTTGAGTCGAATGACGATGATGCGGTAGAAGAGGAGCCTTACATAGATGATGTGAATGATGCTCCAAAGCCAAAAGAGGCTACTCTTCTACCTCTCCCCACTCCTAAACTTCCCTACCCCCAAAG CGCAATCATTCTTAATCAAATTCCCCCCAAACCCAAGGTTCCGGGAAGTTTTTCTATCCCATGTGCTATTAAAGCCCTTGAGATTGGGAATGCCCTATGTGATTTAGGGGCTAGT GTTGAAGATGTGCCATTGCGAGTAGGCAAGTTCACCATCCTCGTGGATTTTGTGGTACTCGATATTGATGAGGACGCTCATGTCTCAATCATTCTCGGGATACCATTTTTGGCCACGGCGGGGGCTATTATAGATGTTAAACAAGGAGTGATCACACTTAAG GACGTCCTTGATGATCTTAAGCAACATGATGGTAAGGAAGCTCCCAAGGTTGAGCTCAAGGCTCTACCTTCGAGCTTGAGGTATGTTTTCCTTGGTCCCAACTCTTCCTACCCCGTCATTGTTAATGCTAGTCTTGATGATGAGCAAGTCCTTAAGCTCGTCCGAGTTTTGAGGAGGCATCAAAGTGCTTTGGGGTATACCATTGATGATTTGAAAGGCATAAGCCCGGCACTTTGCATGCCCCACATCGAGCTTGAGGACAATGCCATCCCACATCGGGAAAGACAACGCAAGCTTAATCCACCAATGGGTGAGGTGGTTAAGAAAAAAACTGTCAAGCTCTTGGCAGCCGGGATAATCTATCCTATTTCCAATAGTAGATGGGTATCCCCGGTCCATGTTGTCTCCAAGAAATATGGGATGACG GAGGATGCCATTCGGGCTTTGCAATGCCCCGGGGACGTTCCAAAGATGCATGATGAGTATTTTGGTCCCATGCTCGAGGAGGAAATGGAAGTTTTCATGGATGACTTTTCGGTGGGTGGTGCCACCTATGAAGAGTGCCTCGTCAACCTTGAAAAGTGTCTAGAGAGGTGTGAGAAGGTTCAATTTATGCTTAATTGGGAAAAATGTCACCTCATGGTGCAAGAAGGGATTGTACTAGGGCATAAGGTCTCACACCTTGGTATTGAGGTTGATAGGGCAAAAATTGAGGTTATAGAGAAGCTCCCTCCTCCAGTTAATGTTAAGGGGATCCGCTCCTTTCTTGGGCATGCTGGCTTTTATAGGAGATTAATTAATGATTTCTCGTTGATTGCTAGGCCCCTTACCAATCTCCTTCAAAAGGAGTGTGATTTCCAATTCGATGCCGCATGCCTCAAAGCTTTCAACACACTCAAGCACGCCCAAATTTCTACTCCTATTGTGCAAGCCCCCGATTGGTCCCTTCCTTTTGAATTGATGTGTGATGCTAGCGACTATTCGGTGGGTTGTGTCCTAGGCCAAAGGAAAGATAAGAATCTCCATGTGATATATTACATGTCCAAAACTCTCAACCAAGCCCAATCCAACTACACTACCACCGAAAAGGAGTTTCTTGCCATTGTACATGCCTTTGAGAAATTTCGGACCTATTTGGTGGGTTCGAAGACTATTGTGTACACGGTACATGCGGCAATCCGATATCTCATGGAAAATAAGGAGGCCAAGCCTAGACTAATTCGTTGGGTGCTCCTCCTCCAAGAGTTCGACATCGAGATTCGTGATAAAAAAAGGAGCCGAGAATGTGGTAGCCGATCATCTCTCTAG